In Leptospiraceae bacterium, one DNA window encodes the following:
- a CDS encoding transcriptional regulator yields MHGVGAITEVSKQTILGKKRDCYCLEIQNTKMKVMIPVESAKQVGIRGIINKKDIKKVLNLLMNDEIDTEEDWKIRYQNNMNKIKSGSIYEVADVCRNLFKRANGKELSIMERKLYENAYTLVKTEIALSKGVPQEEAGNIVSDILASTVATNPTE; encoded by the coding sequence ATGCACGGCGTGGGAGCAATCACCGAGGTAAGTAAACAAACCATTCTCGGTAAAAAAAGAGATTGCTATTGCCTCGAAATTCAAAATACAAAAATGAAGGTTATGATACCTGTAGAAAGTGCGAAACAGGTAGGAATTCGAGGAATCATCAATAAAAAGGATATTAAAAAAGTTTTGAACTTATTGATGAATGATGAAATTGACACCGAAGAAGACTGGAAAATTCGTTACCAGAACAATATGAATAAAATAAAGTCTGGATCAATTTATGAAGTAGCAGATGTTTGCAGAAATCTGTTTAAAAGAGCAAACGGGAAAGAGCTTTCCATAATGGAAAGAAAATTGTACGAAAACGCCTATACACTCGTAAAAACAGAAATTGCCTTAAGCAAGGGAGTGCCGCAAGAAGAAGCAGGAAATATTGTATCAGATATTTTAGCTTCCACTGTAGCAACAAATCCTACGGAATAG
- a CDS encoding SPOR domain-containing protein, with protein MQNIDYSRRLKTRDIPSPKQVNPQHLALFSGQHITRPAKNSSFLFIMVGAILIFTSGLVIGLKIDQKESNFAYNETKETHSFKNISSKEPDNNSIQEEKINKKPEPIVKTTKTENHKEISQFRNLKHPPKIGQTNFMIQLGNFSPEKSISIGKRLIKELPEFQGRLFRTTSGRLYLGYFYSENEAKEIQIRLKTYSNGIFQRSTIKTLEY; from the coding sequence GTGCAAAATATAGATTATTCCAGAAGGCTAAAAACCAGGGATATCCCTAGTCCAAAACAGGTCAATCCTCAACACCTTGCCCTATTTTCAGGACAACATATAACAAGACCCGCAAAAAATTCTTCCTTTTTGTTTATTATGGTAGGTGCCATTCTTATATTTACCTCAGGGCTTGTGATCGGATTGAAGATTGACCAAAAAGAATCCAACTTTGCTTATAACGAAACAAAAGAAACCCACTCTTTTAAAAATATATCATCCAAAGAGCCGGACAATAATAGCATTCAAGAAGAAAAAATAAATAAAAAGCCTGAACCTATAGTAAAAACTACGAAAACTGAAAATCATAAAGAGATTTCTCAATTTAGAAACTTAAAACACCCACCTAAAATAGGTCAGACTAATTTTATGATCCAATTGGGGAATTTCTCTCCCGAAAAATCTATTTCAATAGGGAAAAGACTAATCAAAGAACTGCCTGAATTTCAGGGAAGGTTGTTTAGAACTACCTCAGGGAGACTGTATTTAGGGTATTTCTACTCAGAAAATGAGGCAAAAGAGATTCAGATTCGATTAAAAACCTATTCTAATGGAATTTTTCAGCGTTCTACCATAAAAACTTTAGAATATTGA
- a CDS encoding PEGA domain-containing protein, translating into MKTITASILLFCFITNATSLFSIDEYFDFKNQYLPEKIEFEKKRKLCLFPFRKPENQKKLDYLSKGIPSILFTGLNSMKFIYDEDVLPIVINHPYGKKKETENEKLLINKFTPDSINLKMLNEGKLKLLPSKDPRYIDFSPEIIAEKETAFLENAIYLGRKNQCYYVITGEYNVKSEDSLFVKIELTNLRDGKVNSFSESTSIKRAFQELEKTIIVLKRSLNKKEMASIEVSTGDEKNTLIFLDGAYLGKTPIDKKEVVSGKHELFLFKDGFLPQTKEIQISTNSQNTFRFELKKIEAKGKISVVSDPPGADVYLGMTLLGQTPLKNISVPVGSNQVRVSKETYIDFFKGVDIVDSKEFKLDVKLKTGDSEIYYKNRANVFLDYTYYDFSIFSLFSTLFFYAGFIYADLRSSQLTDELRSQYAFANITSILRLQGTLTQNEFLATYTYQEIQIQKIRSEIKNWDQIGSNRKGHRLKGIAPAGVGIMLVLSVVFYALGIDEETIEFGMKPIFMQNQESTESYIRIKKSF; encoded by the coding sequence ATGAAAACTATTACTGCAAGTATATTACTTTTTTGTTTTATAACCAACGCGACTTCTCTATTTTCTATTGATGAGTACTTTGATTTCAAAAATCAGTATTTACCCGAAAAAATAGAATTTGAGAAAAAAAGAAAACTCTGTCTATTCCCATTCCGAAAACCGGAAAACCAAAAAAAGTTAGACTATCTTTCTAAGGGAATTCCATCCATTTTATTCACGGGCTTAAACTCTATGAAGTTTATTTACGACGAAGATGTTTTACCGATAGTAATCAACCACCCTTACGGAAAGAAAAAAGAAACTGAAAACGAAAAACTCTTAATAAATAAATTTACTCCGGATAGCATAAATCTGAAAATGTTAAACGAAGGGAAGCTAAAACTTTTACCTTCTAAAGATCCAAGGTACATTGATTTTTCTCCAGAAATTATCGCAGAGAAAGAAACTGCTTTTTTAGAAAATGCAATTTACTTAGGAAGAAAAAATCAATGCTATTATGTTATTACAGGTGAATACAATGTGAAAAGTGAAGATTCCCTTTTTGTAAAAATCGAATTAACAAACCTTAGAGACGGAAAAGTAAATTCTTTTAGCGAATCTACAAGTATAAAAAGAGCTTTTCAGGAATTGGAAAAAACAATAATTGTATTAAAACGAAGCCTCAATAAAAAAGAAATGGCTTCAATAGAAGTCTCGACAGGAGATGAAAAAAATACGCTTATCTTTTTAGATGGTGCCTACCTCGGAAAAACTCCAATTGATAAAAAAGAAGTTGTTTCAGGAAAACACGAGCTGTTTCTATTTAAGGATGGGTTTTTGCCACAAACCAAAGAAATTCAAATTTCCACAAATTCTCAAAATACATTCCGATTTGAGTTAAAAAAAATTGAAGCCAAAGGAAAAATCTCGGTCGTAAGCGATCCACCTGGAGCAGACGTTTATTTAGGGATGACTCTTCTCGGACAAACTCCTTTAAAAAATATTTCTGTTCCAGTTGGCTCAAATCAAGTAAGAGTTTCCAAAGAAACCTATATTGATTTTTTTAAAGGAGTGGACATAGTAGATTCAAAGGAATTCAAATTAGACGTAAAACTAAAAACAGGTGACTCTGAAATCTATTACAAAAACAGAGCCAACGTTTTTTTGGATTACACCTATTATGACTTTTCTATTTTTTCTCTATTCTCTACACTATTTTTTTATGCAGGTTTTATCTATGCAGATTTAAGATCTTCTCAACTTACGGACGAGCTTCGCAGTCAATACGCATTCGCTAATATAACTTCGATTCTAAGACTACAAGGCACACTTACCCAAAACGAATTTTTAGCTACATATACCTACCAAGAAATTCAAATACAAAAGATTCGATCAGAAATAAAAAATTGGGATCAAATCGGCTCCAACAGAAAAGGGCACAGGCTAAAAGGAATAGCACCCGCAGGCGTGGGGATTATGCTCGTACTAAGCGTTGTTTTTTATGCGCTCGGCATAGACGAAGAAACAATCGAATTTGGAATGAAACCCATATTTATGCAAAACCAGGAAAGTACAGAAAGTTACATCCGCATAAAAAAGAGTTTCTAA
- a CDS encoding ABC transporter permease has translation MNPKDNFFRIAFFGIVLFCIVFFKRPTQVNLESSFIPPFQTISHPLGTDRLGRDLCALFGFGAVGTILFSIPLRLSTILVASIFVFLEYSFGKIFSFWFEPLVSIFLSIPSLFTALMFAYFFGGGILVVLLSIVVSDWAVVYESLQAKVREVKDSGFCIASVLFGNSPFYIFKNHIFPEIYSIQKNLFLTGIPSVIMTLSLFSYLGIDTASEIFGPGFGEQISFSKDFFSKSPLSLIIPIIGISSLIFFLSPKK, from the coding sequence ATGAATCCTAAAGATAATTTTTTTCGCATTGCTTTTTTCGGAATTGTTCTTTTTTGTATTGTATTTTTTAAAAGACCGACACAGGTCAATTTAGAAAGTTCCTTTATCCCTCCTTTTCAAACGATTTCTCATCCATTGGGAACAGACAGACTCGGCAGAGACTTGTGTGCACTTTTTGGTTTTGGGGCAGTTGGCACAATACTATTTTCTATTCCTTTGAGGTTATCTACTATTTTGGTTGCTTCAATTTTTGTATTTTTAGAATATTCATTTGGGAAAATTTTTTCTTTTTGGTTTGAGCCTTTGGTGTCTATTTTTTTATCAATTCCATCTCTTTTTACAGCCCTCATGTTTGCGTATTTCTTTGGAGGAGGAATTCTTGTAGTGCTATTATCCATCGTAGTTTCTGATTGGGCAGTGGTCTATGAATCTCTCCAAGCAAAAGTGAGAGAAGTAAAAGATTCGGGTTTTTGTATCGCATCCGTGTTGTTTGGAAACAGCCCATTCTATATTTTCAAAAATCATATCTTCCCTGAAATTTATTCAATACAAAAAAATCTTTTTCTTACAGGGATCCCTTCGGTGATCATGACCTTGTCCCTATTCAGTTATTTGGGAATCGACACTGCATCCGAGATTTTTGGACCTGGTTTTGGAGAGCAAATTTCTTTTTCAAAAGATTTTTTTTCTAAGTCTCCTCTCTCTCTAATCATTCCAATCATCGGAATATCTTCTCTCATCTTTTTCCTCAGTCCAAAAAAATGA
- a CDS encoding ABC transporter permease has product MFSEFYKFIFFLLLLSSISVILSKSRMESKEFLFADSGLQETKLTPSENLITKIFQFQKSIFLLDFGKTDTGEKVIDHISNRLIPTIHLSIFSILLGSLSGIGLSLFLIIRDNKLLFEIFTQTAKIILSTPIFVVSVLLLLIFFYYLEILPPGGYEKGNILYLVMPGIALGSRVFARQLLLTYDEAKTEMNSYYIIFLKARGFTINRIVFKHVLIKIFPVILIFILMDFGSILSGAIIVEEIFFFPGIGKSMYIAIKSLDENLLQALFVYTGIVFYLFGRIARNLQSILSGKGLE; this is encoded by the coding sequence ATTTTCAGTGAGTTTTACAAATTTATTTTTTTTTTATTACTACTTTCAAGTATTTCAGTTATACTAAGCAAATCTAGAATGGAATCCAAGGAATTTCTTTTCGCAGACTCAGGACTTCAAGAAACAAAACTCACTCCTTCAGAAAATCTTATCACAAAAATTTTTCAATTTCAAAAATCTATCTTCCTTTTAGATTTTGGTAAAACAGATACAGGCGAAAAGGTAATAGACCATATCTCCAATAGACTAATCCCTACCATCCACTTATCTATATTTTCGATTCTACTCGGAAGTCTATCAGGAATCGGACTCTCTCTATTTTTAATTATCCGAGATAACAAACTCTTATTTGAAATTTTTACTCAAACAGCAAAAATTATTTTATCTACTCCGATTTTTGTGGTTAGCGTTCTTCTTCTATTGATATTTTTTTATTATTTAGAAATTTTGCCTCCAGGAGGATATGAGAAGGGAAATATTCTATATTTAGTCATGCCGGGAATCGCTTTAGGATCTCGCGTATTTGCAAGGCAATTGCTACTCACCTACGATGAGGCAAAAACAGAAATGAATTCCTATTACATAATTTTTTTAAAAGCAAGAGGATTTACAATAAATCGAATAGTTTTTAAACACGTACTTATTAAAATATTTCCGGTCATACTTATATTTATTCTAATGGATTTTGGCTCTATCCTATCGGGTGCAATAATCGTAGAAGAAATATTTTTTTTCCCGGGAATCGGAAAATCAATGTATATCGCGATCAAATCTCTTGATGAAAATTTGCTACAGGCACTTTTTGTTTATACCGGAATTGTATTTTATCTATTCGGTAGAATTGCTCGCAACCTTCAGTCCATCCTCTCAGGGAAGGGTTTGGAATGA
- a CDS encoding PTS sugar transporter subunit IIA, giving the protein MNYLLELLGPKNIIYDLKSSSKEEILKILVTHAVKNHILSESSSEEILNALLNREKSMSTGIGSGVAIPHCSVSSVDSLKCVIGISKSGLDFEAIDNLPVHIFVMLIVPREQFQEHIKTLALIAKTLNSEEKRKQIIDAHSFEEIYSALKI; this is encoded by the coding sequence ATGAATTATCTTTTAGAATTATTAGGACCTAAAAATATAATCTATGATTTGAAAAGCTCTTCTAAAGAAGAAATCCTGAAAATCCTAGTAACCCACGCAGTAAAAAATCATATACTCTCAGAATCCTCAAGCGAAGAAATTCTAAACGCTCTCCTAAATAGAGAAAAATCAATGTCAACTGGAATCGGAAGCGGGGTTGCAATTCCCCACTGCTCGGTTAGCTCTGTAGATTCCTTAAAATGTGTAATAGGTATTTCAAAATCTGGTTTAGATTTTGAAGCCATAGACAATTTACCAGTTCATATATTTGTAATGCTTATAGTGCCGAGAGAACAATTTCAAGAGCATATCAAAACCCTTGCGTTAATCGCAAAAACATTAAACTCCGAAGAAAAAAGAAAGCAAATAATTGATGCGCATTCTTTTGAAGAAATTTACTCTGCTCTAAAAATTTAA
- a CDS encoding glycosyltransferase, translating to MLQIISVLFMSIYSVDILLLFLFGLHSLLMVYLYRKNHKYCNSDDSRNFKKTDKNLPKVTVQLPVYNEYYVVERLIDSAVKLEYPKNKLEIQLLDDSTDDSVEKANKIVKHYKKQGFNIIHLHRTKREGHKAGALEAGMKVSKGEFIAIFDADFIPEPSFLLKTLPYFSDKEIGMVQVRWGHINPDYNVLTKAQSYGIDGHFMIEQVARNANNLWMNFNGTAGIWRRECIEDAGGWEHDTLTEDFDLSYRAELKNWKFRYFKDIVCKAEIPALISAYKSQQFRWCKGSIQTAVKLLPTILKSKFNWKIKGEAIIHLINYSVHPLMMVNILFTAPLLLMEYWSGYTFKDIPIAVMFATAALLSIGSIGPLVFYAYSQRELRKDWKKRLMFLPIMIMIGTGIAIVNTRAWLEAILGIKSSFKRTPKLNIETSKDNLKEKNKYSIPLDFHVVLEFFMGLYCTLCVYLSFKVGKPYIVGFLIMYAFGFFFVAINSLKEALWSMKTSTEKDTEIDPVTAKI from the coding sequence ATGTTACAAATAATTTCAGTTTTATTTATGTCGATTTATTCAGTCGATATACTTCTTCTATTTCTTTTTGGATTGCATTCTTTACTAATGGTGTATTTATACCGAAAAAACCACAAGTACTGCAATTCAGACGATTCTCGTAATTTTAAGAAAACAGACAAAAACCTACCCAAAGTGACTGTTCAACTCCCGGTGTATAACGAATACTATGTTGTAGAAAGACTGATAGATTCAGCAGTGAAATTAGAATACCCTAAGAATAAATTAGAGATTCAATTATTGGATGATTCTACTGATGATTCTGTTGAAAAGGCAAACAAGATTGTAAAGCACTATAAAAAGCAAGGTTTCAATATTATTCACCTTCACAGAACGAAAAGAGAAGGACACAAGGCAGGTGCATTGGAAGCAGGGATGAAAGTTTCTAAGGGAGAATTTATTGCTATTTTTGATGCAGACTTTATTCCTGAGCCTTCTTTTCTTTTAAAAACTTTACCGTATTTTTCGGATAAAGAAATCGGCATGGTTCAAGTAAGATGGGGTCACATAAACCCTGATTACAATGTTTTAACAAAAGCCCAAAGCTATGGAATAGACGGTCATTTTATGATCGAGCAAGTCGCAAGAAATGCAAACAATCTCTGGATGAATTTTAACGGCACAGCTGGAATATGGAGAAGAGAATGTATAGAAGATGCAGGTGGATGGGAGCACGATACTCTAACAGAAGACTTTGATCTTTCTTACAGAGCAGAGTTAAAAAACTGGAAATTCAGATACTTCAAAGATATAGTTTGTAAAGCAGAGATACCTGCCTTAATCAGTGCCTACAAGTCTCAACAATTCAGATGGTGCAAGGGAAGTATCCAAACTGCGGTAAAACTTCTACCTACTATTTTGAAATCTAAGTTCAACTGGAAAATCAAAGGAGAGGCGATTATTCATCTGATTAATTACTCTGTTCACCCTCTAATGATGGTAAACATACTTTTTACTGCCCCACTTCTTTTAATGGAGTATTGGTCTGGATACACATTCAAAGACATTCCGATAGCGGTAATGTTTGCAACCGCAGCACTTCTTTCTATAGGCTCAATCGGACCCTTGGTGTTTTATGCTTACTCCCAAAGAGAGCTTAGAAAAGATTGGAAGAAAAGACTCATGTTCTTGCCTATTATGATCATGATCGGCACAGGAATTGCTATCGTAAATACAAGAGCTTGGCTCGAAGCAATTCTTGGAATCAAATCTTCATTCAAGCGTACTCCAAAGCTAAATATTGAAACCTCTAAGGACAACCTAAAAGAAAAAAATAAGTATTCGATTCCATTGGACTTTCACGTAGTCTTAGAATTTTTTATGGGATTGTATTGCACACTTTGTGTTTATCTATCTTTTAAAGTTGGAAAGCCCTATATTGTAGGATTTCTGATTATGTATGCTTTTGGGTTTTTCTTTGTAGCGATCAATTCTTTAAAAGAAGCTCTTTGGAGCATGAAAACTTCTACCGAAAAAGATACAGAAATAGACCCGGTTACGGCAAAAATATGA
- a CDS encoding alpha/beta hydrolase: MKIIKRTLIAALILFSFALFGGAWYFSSVLMYTKVSSCKPEHYVFCNDPKIDLGLDFENIELHTKDGFTLSAWYIPSKQKSSKAVISIHGRGATRREGLRFVKAIHELGINVIMPDLRNCGESQKSFSSMSYHERKDVESAYNYLKEVKKMNSIGILGFSMGAATSIIFMAEHPDIKVGIFDSGFSDFYDVITINAKNDYGLPKYPLLPIVSLLYELRGNLNLNEMSPKAYIGKISPRPVLILHGTADVTVPYSMGQELYENAKNPKELITIKDGRHTRLWQKDPDLIKKKVQEYYGKYL; the protein is encoded by the coding sequence ATGAAAATTATAAAACGAACACTGATTGCAGCTTTAATTCTTTTTTCATTCGCACTATTTGGAGGAGCTTGGTATTTCTCCTCTGTACTCATGTACACAAAAGTTTCTTCTTGCAAACCAGAACACTACGTATTTTGCAACGATCCGAAAATTGATCTAGGGCTGGATTTTGAAAATATCGAGCTACACACAAAAGATGGTTTTACTTTAAGTGCTTGGTACATTCCTTCCAAACAAAAAAGCTCAAAAGCAGTAATTTCAATCCACGGAAGAGGAGCTACAAGAAGAGAGGGTTTGCGATTTGTAAAAGCGATCCACGAGCTTGGAATAAACGTAATCATGCCGGATTTAAGAAACTGTGGTGAAAGCCAAAAAAGTTTCAGTTCTATGAGCTACCACGAAAGAAAAGATGTAGAGTCTGCGTACAACTATTTGAAAGAAGTAAAAAAAATGAACTCTATTGGAATACTCGGATTCTCTATGGGTGCTGCAACTTCTATTATTTTTATGGCAGAGCATCCGGATATCAAAGTAGGAATTTTCGATTCCGGGTTTTCTGACTTTTATGACGTAATTACAATCAACGCAAAAAATGACTACGGTCTTCCAAAATACCCTCTACTCCCGATCGTGTCTTTACTCTATGAGCTTAGAGGGAATTTGAATTTAAACGAAATGAGCCCAAAAGCCTATATCGGTAAAATCAGTCCGAGACCGGTTTTGATATTACACGGGACTGCAGACGTTACAGTTCCCTATTCTATGGGTCAGGAGCTGTATGAAAATGCAAAAAATCCTAAAGAGCTTATCACAATCAAAGACGGAAGACACACAAGACTTTGGCAAAAAGATCCTGACCTTATAAAAAAGAAAGTTCAAGAATACTACGGTAAATATCTATAA